A portion of the Aquicoccus sp. G2-2 genome contains these proteins:
- a CDS encoding DUF2312 domain-containing protein: MDSNTPTDTSSESYRVTAGELRQFIERFERLEAEKKDIADQQKEVMAEAKGRGYDVKVIRKVVALRKRDADDIAEEEAVLEMYKEALGMR, from the coding sequence ATGGACAGCAACACCCCGACAGATACCAGCAGCGAAAGCTACCGTGTGACGGCGGGTGAATTGCGCCAGTTCATCGAGCGCTTTGAGCGGCTGGAGGCGGAGAAAAAAGATATCGCAGATCAGCAAAAAGAAGTCATGGCCGAAGCCAAGGGGCGCGGGTATGACGTGAAGGTGATCCGCAAGGTGGTCGCACTCAGAAAGCGCGACGCTGACGATATCGCCGAGGAAGAAGCGGTGTTGGAGATGTATAAAGAAGCGTTGGGTATGCGCTGA
- a CDS encoding enoyl-CoA hydratase-related protein codes for MNSNLTDGVLVLSFAAAEQGRVAVLDAPARAEASAALSAAGEDPAVRAVVIAFDTRGFAGTLPPAEVAGQEAAPTLGALCDLIAGFPKPVVAALRGAVFDAGVALALAARARIAVRGTRLGLRDIRRGLVPGAGITQRLPRLLGADGALNVILSGRMFSADAPQMSGFFQAIVERNVVGEAVQAARALVAQPVPVATPGFADAPGYLAEIARHQAKRQTQAPEARAAVECVEAAQLLPLEAGLALEAALREDLAAGARARGLIRAQALEERAVVAVPGPVPDTVVVLGDGPAAERRVLHLLEAGLSVRLAEQHAGGAERARRWLEQVFGEQVQRGRLPKAAVEAALARFAGGPSDAFLGQGDLVIEACGAPPDALSPLVEVIRQATPDTVPVLLESQMALKAGAHGGLLQDRVLGCAHHLTTGNRRLSELVVSDASAPDAVARAAALLERLERRVLISPPHDGLIAGRLMAALMAVAEWCVAQGASPGAVEAALAWPQGPFHTADADGMAMQVTRMAALGWHAPSGGLFQAFADEGRSGRAAGKGIFTYAAGGGAAAEPDEEGDAIVLGWRGPQEASLSAEEIRRRIWSTLFSEGLMLLQEGRAASADDIDLAALEALGLPRASGGPMKAAEIRGLIAVRRELKAWNAEEPAFWQPSTLLDEMIKNGVRFGA; via the coding sequence GTGAATAGCAATCTGACGGACGGCGTGCTTGTGCTGAGCTTTGCGGCGGCAGAGCAGGGCCGTGTTGCCGTGCTTGATGCGCCCGCACGCGCCGAAGCGAGCGCGGCATTGAGCGCAGCCGGGGAAGACCCGGCGGTGCGCGCGGTGGTGATCGCTTTCGATACGCGCGGTTTTGCCGGCACGCTACCGCCTGCCGAGGTGGCGGGGCAGGAGGCGGCCCCCACGCTTGGCGCGCTTTGTGATCTGATCGCCGGATTCCCGAAACCGGTCGTGGCGGCGTTGCGCGGGGCGGTGTTTGATGCGGGCGTTGCGTTGGCCTTGGCGGCGCGGGCGCGGATTGCGGTGCGTGGCACGCGGCTGGGGCTGCGCGATATCCGGCGCGGGCTGGTGCCGGGCGCGGGGATTACCCAACGCCTGCCCCGGCTTTTGGGGGCGGATGGGGCGCTGAACGTGATTCTGAGCGGGCGGATGTTCAGCGCTGATGCGCCGCAGATGAGCGGGTTTTTTCAGGCCATTGTCGAGCGCAATGTGGTGGGCGAAGCGGTGCAGGCGGCGCGCGCATTGGTGGCGCAGCCGGTGCCGGTGGCCACGCCCGGATTTGCCGATGCGCCGGGTTATCTGGCCGAGATTGCCCGCCATCAGGCAAAGCGGCAGACGCAGGCGCCGGAAGCCCGCGCGGCGGTGGAATGCGTGGAAGCGGCGCAGCTTTTGCCGCTGGAGGCGGGGCTGGCTTTGGAAGCGGCCTTGCGCGAAGATCTGGCAGCAGGCGCGCGGGCGCGTGGTTTGATCCGGGCGCAGGCGCTGGAGGAGCGGGCGGTGGTGGCGGTGCCCGGCCCGGTGCCGGACACGGTGGTGGTTCTGGGCGATGGTCCAGCGGCGGAGCGGCGGGTGCTGCACCTGCTTGAGGCGGGGCTGAGCGTGCGCTTGGCCGAGCAACACGCGGGCGGGGCGGAGCGGGCGCGGCGCTGGCTGGAGCAGGTTTTTGGCGAACAGGTGCAGCGCGGGCGGCTGCCCAAAGCGGCGGTTGAGGCGGCGTTGGCGCGCTTCGCGGGCGGGCCGTCGGATGCGTTTCTGGGGCAGGGTGATTTGGTGATCGAGGCGTGTGGCGCGCCGCCGGATGCGCTGTCGCCGCTGGTCGAGGTGATCAGGCAGGCAACGCCGGACACGGTGCCGGTGCTGCTTGAATCGCAGATGGCATTGAAGGCAGGCGCGCATGGCGGGCTGTTGCAAGACCGGGTTTTGGGCTGTGCGCATCATCTGACGACCGGTAATCGAAGGCTAAGCGAGTTGGTGGTGAGCGATGCCTCTGCGCCGGACGCGGTGGCGCGGGCGGCGGCGCTTCTGGAGCGGCTGGAGCGGCGGGTGCTGATTAGTCCGCCGCATGACGGGTTGATTGCCGGGCGGCTGATGGCAGCTTTGATGGCGGTGGCGGAATGGTGCGTGGCGCAAGGCGCCAGCCCCGGCGCGGTCGAGGCGGCGCTGGCTTGGCCGCAGGGGCCGTTTCATACCGCCGATGCAGACGGTATGGCCATGCAGGTGACGCGCATGGCGGCCCTTGGCTGGCACGCGCCGTCGGGCGGGCTTTTCCAAGCGTTTGCAGATGAGGGGCGCAGCGGGCGCGCGGCGGGCAAGGGGATTTTCACCTATGCCGCCGGGGGCGGAGCCGCCGCAGAGCCAGACGAGGAGGGCGATGCCATTGTCTTGGGGTGGCGCGGGCCGCAAGAGGCCAGCCTTAGCGCAGAGGAAATCCGCCGTCGGATATGGTCGACCCTGTTCAGCGAAGGGCTGATGCTTTTGCAGGAGGGGCGGGCGGCAAGCGCAGATGATATTGATCTTGCCGCGCTGGAGGCTTTGGGGCTGCCGCGCGCCAGTGGCGGGCCGATGAAAGCCGCCGAGATTCGCGGGCTGATCGCCGTGCGGCGCGAGTTGAAGGCATGGAACGCCGAAGAACCGGCCTTTTGGCAGCCAAGCACCCTGCTTGACGAGATGATCAAGAACGGGGTGCGGTTCGGCGCTTGA
- a CDS encoding MBL fold metallo-hydrolase → MPPTVKAFFDDATNTISYVLRDPQGTACAIIDSVLDFDYASGRTDTASADQIIEWVRAEGLSVEWLLETHVHADHLSAAPYIQQELGGKIGIGDRITVVQDTFGKVFNEGTEFQRDGSQFDRLFVEGDSFHIGQLRGDVLHTPGHTPACLTYVIGDAAFVGDTLFMPDFGTARCDFPGGSSAALYESVQKILALPDETRIFVCHDYKAPGRDEFAWETTVGAEKAANVHIGGGISKAEFVEMRDARDATLAMPKLIVPSLQVNMRAGHMPAPDEQGDVFLKVPINKL, encoded by the coding sequence ATGCCACCCACCGTAAAAGCTTTCTTCGACGACGCGACCAACACGATTTCTTATGTTCTGCGTGATCCGCAAGGCACCGCCTGCGCGATCATCGATTCCGTGCTTGATTTCGACTATGCTTCGGGGCGGACCGATACCGCCTCTGCCGACCAGATCATCGAATGGGTGCGCGCCGAAGGGCTCAGCGTCGAATGGCTGCTTGAAACCCATGTCCACGCCGACCACCTCTCTGCCGCGCCTTATATTCAGCAGGAACTCGGCGGCAAGATCGGCATTGGCGATCGCATCACCGTGGTGCAGGACACCTTCGGCAAGGTGTTCAATGAAGGCACCGAATTTCAACGCGACGGCTCACAATTTGACCGGCTTTTTGTCGAGGGGGACAGCTTTCACATCGGCCAGTTGCGCGGCGATGTGCTGCACACGCCCGGCCACACCCCCGCCTGCCTCACCTATGTGATCGGCGATGCGGCTTTCGTCGGTGATACGCTCTTCATGCCCGATTTTGGCACCGCGCGCTGCGATTTCCCCGGCGGCTCTTCGGCGGCACTTTATGAGTCGGTGCAAAAAATCCTCGCCCTGCCCGATGAAACCCGGATCTTCGTCTGCCACGACTACAAGGCGCCGGGCCGCGACGAATTTGCCTGGGAAACCACCGTTGGCGCTGAAAAGGCGGCAAATGTCCATATCGGCGGCGGCATATCAAAAGCCGAATTTGTCGAGATGCGAGACGCCCGCGATGCCACGCTGGCGATGCCAAAACTGATCGTCCCCTCGCTTCAGGTCAACATGCGCGCAGGCCACATGCCCGCCCCTGATGAGCAGGGCGATGTCTTTCTCAAGGTGCCGATCAACAAACTCTGA
- a CDS encoding TIGR01244 family sulfur transferase produces MDIHKLNDHLSLSPQIAPEQAADIAAAGFRTVICNRPDAENPPELHAARLRDALESAGLTFIELPFDGSTMTPQVINDLRQHIAEADGPVLAYCRTGTRCANAWALGQAGYLPPEKIVATAAAAGYDVSALGPYLSEKITP; encoded by the coding sequence ATGGATATTCACAAACTTAACGATCATCTCTCCCTTTCGCCGCAAATTGCACCGGAGCAAGCCGCCGACATCGCCGCCGCCGGGTTTCGCACTGTGATCTGCAATCGCCCCGATGCGGAAAACCCGCCCGAACTGCACGCCGCGCGCCTGCGCGATGCATTGGAAAGCGCCGGGCTGACCTTCATCGAGCTTCCCTTCGACGGCAGCACGATGACACCGCAAGTCATCAATGATCTGCGCCAACATATCGCAGAGGCAGACGGCCCGGTGCTCGCCTATTGCCGCACCGGCACCCGCTGCGCAAACGCGTGGGCGCTCGGACAGGCCGGGTATCTGCCCCCGGAAAAGATCGTCGCCACCGCCGCAGCGGCGGGCTATGATGTGAGCGCGCTTGGCCCTTATCTGAGCGAGAAAATCACCCCCTGA
- a CDS encoding FliM/FliN family flagellar motor C-terminal domain-containing protein: MSEAGRTPILQRKARSGREEHQARTMTPARALRLAFARAADELFDLALAVTAMEISACGQPGVIGAFAQERLIMVLDGPDGAIGAASVDMQIIAGLIEMQTMGQVTRRAAEPRKPTQTDAALIAPLLNATLSGFAAGLAADLAGDQAKNQASNQAGQAAAGFRFGAMIEGPRLLGLLLDAPDFHLFRLTLDLGGGGKQGELVLALPVCPVSPPEGEAAGGTGQETQLGQGALMAAHAPMAAVLHRLSLPLAELVALKPGERLDIPREALARTRLEDGRGEGIVTCRLGQINGFRAVRLRGAVASLRAALSDDRETDADVGQPGAPAPSEAGEEEVPKRATGARDGAKEAAPLATGGASDGLSEIPASPSARDLPDLPELPELTLDA, encoded by the coding sequence ATGAGCGAAGCTGGGCGAACACCAATATTGCAGCGCAAGGCGCGCAGTGGCCGGGAGGAGCATCAGGCCCGGACGATGACGCCTGCGCGCGCCTTGCGGCTGGCATTTGCGCGGGCGGCGGATGAGCTTTTCGATCTGGCGCTGGCTGTGACCGCGATGGAGATCAGCGCCTGTGGTCAGCCCGGCGTGATCGGGGCGTTTGCCCAAGAGCGGCTGATCATGGTGCTTGACGGGCCGGATGGGGCAATCGGGGCGGCGTCGGTCGATATGCAGATCATTGCCGGGTTGATCGAGATGCAGACGATGGGGCAGGTGACGCGCCGTGCGGCGGAGCCGCGCAAGCCGACGCAGACCGATGCGGCGCTGATTGCGCCGCTGTTGAATGCGACGCTGAGCGGTTTTGCCGCCGGGCTTGCCGCAGATTTGGCGGGCGATCAGGCCAAAAATCAGGCCAGTAATCAGGCCGGGCAAGCGGCGGCGGGGTTTCGCTTTGGTGCGATGATCGAAGGGCCGCGCCTGTTGGGGTTGTTGCTGGATGCGCCGGATTTTCATCTGTTCCGCCTGACGCTTGATCTGGGCGGGGGCGGCAAGCAGGGGGAGTTGGTGCTGGCCCTGCCGGTTTGCCCGGTGTCGCCGCCAGAGGGTGAGGCGGCGGGCGGCACGGGGCAAGAAACACAGCTTGGGCAGGGCGCGTTGATGGCAGCGCATGCGCCGATGGCGGCGGTGTTGCATCGGTTGAGCCTGCCGCTGGCAGAGTTGGTGGCGCTGAAACCGGGGGAGCGTTTAGACATCCCGCGTGAGGCGCTGGCGCGGACACGGCTGGAAGACGGGCGCGGAGAGGGGATCGTGACCTGCCGGTTGGGGCAGATCAACGGCTTTCGGGCCGTGCGGTTGCGCGGCGCTGTGGCGTCTTTGCGCGCGGCGTTGTCCGATGATCGTGAGACCGATGCCGATGTGGGGCAACCGGGTGCGCCAGCGCCAAGCGAGGCGGGCGAGGAGGAGGTGCCGAAACGTGCGACCGGGGCGCGTGATGGTGCCAAAGAGGCTGCGCCTCTGGCCACGGGCGGCGCATCAGACGGGCTGAGCGAGATTCCGGCCTCGCCAAGCGCGCGCGATTTGCCCGATTTGCCCGAGTTGCCGGAACTGACGCTTGACGCGTGA
- a CDS encoding response regulator codes for MGKHVLIIEDEPNIIEAISFILSRDGWKVDTHSNGQTALDAVRDKRPDLVILDVMLPGMSGYDILKALRANDATRDLPVMILTARGQAKDREMAEKMGANRFMTKPFSNTEMRDAVRALVGA; via the coding sequence ATGGGCAAACATGTCCTGATTATCGAAGATGAGCCGAACATTATCGAGGCCATCAGTTTCATCCTGTCGCGCGATGGCTGGAAGGTGGATACGCATTCGAACGGGCAGACGGCGCTTGACGCGGTGCGTGACAAACGCCCTGACCTTGTCATTCTGGATGTGATGCTGCCGGGGATGAGCGGCTATGACATCCTCAAGGCGCTGCGCGCGAATGATGCGACGCGTGATCTGCCGGTGATGATTTTGACCGCGCGCGGGCAGGCAAAAGACCGGGAAATGGCCGAAAAGATGGGCGCCAACCGGTTCATGACCAAACCGTTTTCCAACACAGAGATGCGTGACGCGGTGCGCGCATTGGTGGGCGCGTGA
- a CDS encoding short-chain fatty acyl-CoA regulator family protein produces MSESGLAGSRIRERRLVLGVQQSKLAELVGVSPSYLNLIEHNRRRIGGKLLAAIAGALDVDQSLLADGAETALLARLRAAMDAAGEDGTETVSAEDFAGRFPGWARLVAAQLRRIRALEHTVESLTDRLTHDPHLAATLHEVLDTVTAIRSTAAILVETREIEPEWRDRFHRNINEDAERLADGARSLVSFLDAARPVEARHTSPQEEIEAFLEASGFHFPELETPGGIEPGAIVAAAPMLVSVSARAQALAILRRYGADARAMPLGEVEQALTDGAADPLALAARFGVDVAMAMRRMASLPQSEAGLAICDGSGTLTFRKPLEGFSLPRFGAACPRWPLFRALSRPMVPLSTVISQSAREVRGAERRFRAFAIALPAGAAEVNREPLFEAHMLLLPVQQAKDDLLEPVGASCRICALPGCPTRREPSLMAGVE; encoded by the coding sequence ATGAGTGAGAGCGGGCTTGCCGGAAGCCGAATTCGTGAAAGGCGGCTGGTGTTGGGAGTGCAGCAATCAAAGCTGGCCGAGCTGGTCGGCGTTTCACCGTCATACCTTAACCTGATCGAGCATAACCGGCGCAGAATCGGCGGCAAGCTGCTGGCGGCGATTGCCGGGGCTTTGGATGTTGATCAATCGCTGCTGGCGGACGGGGCGGAAACGGCGCTGCTGGCACGGCTTCGGGCGGCGATGGATGCCGCCGGGGAGGATGGCACGGAAACGGTCAGCGCGGAGGATTTTGCCGGGCGGTTTCCCGGCTGGGCGCGGCTTGTCGCGGCGCAGTTGCGGCGCATTCGGGCCTTGGAACATACGGTCGAAAGCCTGACCGACCGGCTGACCCATGATCCGCATCTGGCGGCGACGCTGCATGAGGTGCTCGACACGGTGACGGCGATCCGCTCGACCGCGGCCATTCTGGTGGAAACCCGTGAGATCGAGCCGGAATGGCGCGACCGGTTTCATCGCAATATCAACGAGGATGCAGAGAGATTGGCGGATGGGGCGCGTAGTTTGGTAAGCTTTCTGGACGCGGCGCGGCCAGTGGAGGCGCGCCATACATCGCCGCAAGAAGAGATCGAGGCCTTTCTGGAAGCGAGCGGCTTTCATTTTCCTGAGTTGGAAACACCGGGGGGCATTGAGCCGGGTGCCATCGTGGCGGCAGCGCCAATGCTGGTATCGGTCAGCGCGCGGGCGCAGGCGTTGGCAATCCTGCGGCGCTACGGCGCGGATGCGCGGGCGATGCCGCTTGGCGAGGTGGAGCAGGCGCTGACCGATGGCGCGGCTGATCCGCTGGCATTGGCGGCGCGGTTCGGGGTTGATGTGGCGATGGCGATGCGGCGCATGGCCAGCCTGCCGCAGAGTGAGGCGGGATTGGCGATTTGCGACGGTTCGGGCACGCTGACCTTTCGCAAGCCGCTGGAGGGGTTTTCGCTGCCGCGGTTCGGGGCGGCGTGCCCGCGCTGGCCGCTGTTTCGCGCGTTGAGCCGTCCGATGGTGCCGCTTTCAACCGTGATCAGCCAATCGGCGCGCGAGGTGCGCGGCGCAGAGCGCCGGTTCCGGGCCTTTGCGATTGCCTTGCCTGCCGGGGCGGCGGAGGTGAACCGCGAGCCGCTTTTCGAGGCGCATATGCTGCTTCTGCCGGTGCAGCAGGCAAAGGATGATCTGCTGGAGCCGGTTGGTGCGAGTTGCCGGATCTGCGCGCTGCCGGGATGCCCGACGCGGCGGGAGCCGTCATTGATGGCGGGGGTCGAATGA
- a CDS encoding substrate-binding protein encodes MTKSNLTRRGVLKTSALAGAGLAVPTIFTASSASAYTNEPTNGTVKFGFNVPQTGPYAEEGLDELRAQKLAVEHLNGEGDGGMLNTFSSKALKGDGILGNKVDFVTGDTQTKSDAARAAAKSMIEKDGVIMINGSSSSGVAVAMQGLCQDAGIVYMTGLTHSNDTTGKDRKANGFRHFFDAYMSAAALAPVLVKAYGKDRKAYHLTADYTWGWTQQESMAAATEALGWQTVKNVMTPLATTDFSSYIAPVLNSGADVLVLNHYGGNMVNSLTQAVQFGLRDKMVNGKQFEIIVPLYSELMVAGAGKNVEGVYGSMNWNWQLDDDGSKAFVKSFGEKYGRPPSNSAQTCYAQVLLYADAAARAGSFNPCAIEEALTGGDSSLPGISSASNKGFVFDGLGNGETLYRHADHQCFKDVLVVKGTEHPTSEYDTLEIVEKTPTAQVWYEPDHPMFGGKEATLGKCNPGA; translated from the coding sequence ATGACCAAATCCAATCTCACGCGCCGGGGCGTGCTGAAGACCAGTGCCTTGGCAGGCGCCGGCCTCGCTGTCCCGACGATCTTTACCGCAAGCAGCGCCTCGGCCTATACCAACGAGCCGACGAACGGCACCGTGAAGTTCGGCTTCAACGTGCCCCAGACCGGCCCCTACGCCGAAGAAGGGCTTGATGAGCTGCGCGCCCAGAAGCTCGCGGTCGAGCACCTCAACGGTGAAGGCGACGGCGGCATGCTCAACACCTTCTCGTCGAAAGCCCTCAAGGGCGACGGTATCCTTGGCAACAAGGTCGATTTCGTCACCGGCGACACCCAGACCAAGTCCGACGCAGCGCGCGCCGCAGCCAAGTCGATGATCGAAAAAGACGGCGTCATCATGATCAACGGCTCCTCGTCCTCGGGCGTGGCCGTGGCCATGCAGGGGCTGTGTCAGGATGCGGGCATCGTCTACATGACCGGCCTCACACACTCCAACGACACCACCGGCAAGGACCGCAAAGCCAATGGCTTCCGCCATTTCTTTGATGCCTACATGTCCGCCGCCGCGCTGGCGCCGGTGCTGGTCAAAGCCTACGGCAAAGACCGCAAGGCTTATCACCTCACCGCCGACTATACCTGGGGCTGGACCCAGCAGGAATCGATGGCAGCCGCCACCGAGGCGCTTGGCTGGCAAACCGTGAAGAACGTGATGACCCCGCTGGCGACAACCGACTTTTCGTCCTACATCGCCCCGGTGCTGAACTCCGGTGCCGATGTGCTGGTGCTCAACCACTACGGCGGAAACATGGTCAACTCGCTGACTCAGGCGGTGCAGTTTGGCCTGCGCGACAAGATGGTGAACGGCAAGCAATTCGAAATCATCGTGCCGCTTTATTCGGAACTGATGGTCGCTGGTGCGGGCAAGAACGTCGAAGGCGTTTACGGCTCGATGAACTGGAACTGGCAGCTTGACGATGACGGCTCCAAGGCCTTCGTCAAAAGCTTCGGCGAAAAATATGGCCGCCCGCCCTCCAACTCGGCACAGACCTGCTATGCGCAAGTCCTGCTTTATGCCGACGCAGCCGCGCGCGCAGGCTCGTTCAACCCCTGCGCCATCGAAGAAGCACTCACCGGCGGCGACAGCTCGCTTCCGGGCATCTCTTCGGCGTCCAACAAGGGCTTCGTGTTCGACGGCCTCGGCAATGGGGAAACACTCTATCGCCACGCCGATCACCAGTGCTTCAAAGACGTTCTCGTGGTGAAGGGTACCGAACACCCGACCAGCGAATACGACACGCTGGAAATCGTCGAGAAAACACCGACTGCGCAAGTCTGGTATGAGCCTGACCACCCGATGTTCGGTGGTAAGGAAGCCACGCTTGGGAAGTGCAACCCCGGCGCATAA
- a CDS encoding branched-chain amino acid ABC transporter permease: MELGQIILQILNGLDKGSAYALIALGLTLIFGTLGVVNFAHGALFMIGAFCAVVTNKLLSLEHITLSATEKTPWGTAKEIRVPYAEQWFGEFGHHLIDYAVPVSILLTIPVMVLIGYAMERGVIKHFYKRPHADQILVTFGLAIVLQEIVKANFGANPIQTPAPAALSGSYDMGLLMGFPADVVVYPIWRLIYFCFSAIIISAVFAFLRYTTFGMVVRAGMADRETVGLLGVNIDRRFTIMFGVAAAVAGLAGAMYAPINSPNYHMGMDFLVLSFVVVVVGGMGSLPGAVAAGFLLGVLEGFASLNEIKALIPGIDQIIIYLVAIVILLTRPRGLLGKKGVMEE, from the coding sequence ATGGAACTCGGCCAGATTATCCTGCAAATTCTGAACGGGCTCGACAAGGGCTCTGCCTACGCGCTGATCGCGCTCGGGCTTACGTTGATTTTCGGCACGCTTGGCGTCGTTAACTTCGCGCATGGCGCGCTGTTCATGATCGGTGCCTTCTGTGCCGTCGTGACCAACAAACTCCTGTCGCTCGAACATATCACGCTCAGCGCCACGGAAAAAACACCCTGGGGCACCGCCAAGGAAATCCGCGTGCCTTACGCCGAACAATGGTTCGGCGAATTCGGCCATCACCTGATAGATTACGCCGTGCCGGTCTCGATCCTGCTGACCATTCCCGTCATGGTGCTGATCGGCTATGCGATGGAACGCGGGGTGATCAAGCATTTCTACAAGCGCCCGCACGCCGATCAGATCCTTGTCACCTTCGGGCTTGCCATCGTGCTGCAAGAGATCGTCAAAGCAAATTTCGGCGCCAACCCGATCCAAACCCCGGCCCCCGCCGCTCTCTCCGGCTCCTATGACATGGGGCTTTTGATGGGCTTTCCCGCCGATGTCGTGGTCTATCCGATCTGGCGGCTGATCTATTTCTGCTTTTCCGCCATCATCATCAGCGCTGTGTTTGCCTTCCTGCGCTATACCACCTTCGGCATGGTGGTGCGCGCCGGTATGGCGGACCGTGAAACCGTCGGGCTTCTGGGCGTCAATATCGACCGGCGCTTTACCATCATGTTCGGCGTCGCCGCCGCCGTGGCCGGGCTTGCCGGGGCGATGTATGCCCCGATCAACTCGCCCAATTATCACATGGGCATGGATTTTCTGGTGCTGAGCTTCGTCGTCGTCGTGGTCGGCGGCATGGGCAGCCTGCCCGGTGCCGTTGCTGCCGGGTTCCTGCTTGGCGTGCTTGAAGGCTTCGCTTCGCTGAACGAGATCAAGGCGCTTATCCCCGGTATCGACCAGATCATCATCTATCTCGTGGCAATCGTTATCCTGCTCACCCGTCCACGCGGACTTTTGGGCAAAAAAGGCGTGATGGAGGAATAA
- a CDS encoding branched-chain amino acid ABC transporter permease: MLGLNHKDFALFIVVVLFMALAPFIFNLFPVNSPLGFFNGGYPDLMQRFAIFAIFAIGFNLLFGLTGYLSFGHAAFLGVGSYAAVWMFKLLSYNIVPALILAVVVAGVFSVVIGWISLRRSGIYFSILTLAFAEMSYRLAYSVLTPLTNGETGLQVYPGDPQVLLGNGPDVPHLFGLEMSATATLHAGAWEFTFPVGYYLCAILMLLSFYASIRIFRSPFGLMLRAIKSNQTRMNYTGLNPRPYTLAAFVISGMYAGLAGGLLAAMDPLTGPERMQWTASGEVVIMVILGGVGTLIGPILGAGTIKYLENVFSKLNENLLNDWFSFLPHWLQEPVVWLLSKFTGEGWHLTLGSLFVIVIIFLPGGLLEGFQKLWARIRRRKPPSGSDGTSPARTEPAE, translated from the coding sequence ATGCTCGGGCTGAACCACAAAGATTTCGCGCTTTTCATCGTCGTCGTGCTGTTCATGGCGCTGGCACCTTTCATCTTCAACCTGTTCCCGGTCAATTCGCCGCTGGGTTTCTTCAATGGCGGCTATCCCGACCTGATGCAGCGGTTTGCGATCTTCGCGATCTTCGCCATCGGCTTTAACCTTCTCTTCGGGCTGACCGGCTACCTCTCTTTCGGGCACGCCGCCTTCCTTGGTGTCGGCTCTTATGCCGCCGTCTGGATGTTCAAGCTGCTGAGCTACAACATCGTCCCGGCGCTGATTCTGGCAGTTGTCGTGGCCGGGGTGTTCTCGGTGGTGATCGGCTGGATTTCACTGCGCCGCTCGGGCATCTATTTCTCGATCCTGACACTGGCATTCGCGGAAATGTCCTACCGGCTGGCCTATTCGGTGCTCACGCCGCTCACCAATGGTGAAACCGGGCTACAGGTCTACCCCGGTGACCCGCAGGTGCTGCTTGGCAACGGGCCTGACGTGCCGCATCTCTTCGGGCTGGAAATGAGCGCCACCGCCACGCTCCATGCCGGCGCGTGGGAGTTCACCTTCCCGGTCGGCTACTACCTCTGCGCCATCCTGATGCTGCTGTCCTTCTATGCGTCGATCCGCATTTTCCGCTCGCCCTTCGGGCTGATGCTGCGCGCCATCAAGTCGAACCAGACAAGGATGAACTATACCGGCCTCAACCCGCGCCCCTATACGCTTGCCGCGTTCGTGATCTCGGGCATGTATGCCGGGCTGGCCGGTGGGTTGCTCGCCGCGATGGACCCGCTCACCGGGCCGGAACGGATGCAATGGACCGCCTCGGGCGAGGTCGTCATCATGGTTATCCTCGGCGGTGTCGGCACCCTCATCGGCCCGATCCTTGGCGCGGGCACCATCAAGTATCTGGAGAACGTGTTCTCCAAGCTGAACGAAAACCTGCTCAATGACTGGTTTTCCTTCCTGCCGCACTGGTTGCAGGAACCCGTCGTCTGGCTCCTGTCGAAATTCACCGGCGAAGGCTGGCACCTGACGCTTGGCTCGCTTTTCGTCATTGTCATCATCTTCCTGCCCGGCGGGTTGCTGGAAGGCTTTCAGAAACTGTGGGCGCGCATCCGCCGCCGCAAACCGCCATCCGGCAGCGACGGCACATCACCTGCCAGAACCGAACCGGCGGAATAA